The following proteins come from a genomic window of Paenibacillus sp. CAA11:
- a CDS encoding glycoside hydrolase family 3 C-terminal domain-containing protein has protein sequence MSIEKIGIPLEGFPEFSRKVAAEGAVLLKNEGQVLPIRNDESVSIFGRTQVNYYRSGTGSGGSVHVAYTTHLLGGLRDKKSIKVNEELAAVYEKWIEQNPFDNGGGGWAAEPWHQKEMPLTDELVAEARSKSDKAVVVIGRTAGEDQDNAIEPGSYLLTEDEKAMLKAVTRHFEQTVVVLNVSNIVDMSWLSAADYVHPIAGVIYAWHGGMEGGNAIADVLAGEVTPSGKLTDTIAYSIEDYPSTRNYGNEFKNFYQEDIYVGYRYFETFCPDKVQFAFGFGLSYTEFSVEPEEAKLTTRDGELYIEVTVAVKNTGSTFAGKEVVQVYVEAPQGKLGQPARALAAFGKTGLLQPGQSERLTISFPVRAMASYDDGGVTGHRSAYVLEAGTYKVYAGSSVKNAALVSVDGQPGYVVEELQVVEQLEEALAPTESFTRMKPGARKEDGTYELTFTEVPLQKVSMEERINSRLPQSLEQTGDRGYKLKDVAAGKVSLEAFIAQLSDEDLAAIVRGEGMSSPLVTSGTASAFGGVSDQLLGYGIPVGCTADGPSGIRMDSGEKATQVSIGTLLAATWNVDLVEELYVMEGRELVRNQIDTLLGPGLNIRRSPLNGRNFEYFSEDPYVSGVFAAACTRGIRKGGSHATLKHFACNNQEKYRSKVDAIVSERALREIYLKGFEIAVKQGDARSVMTSYNPVNGHWAASNYDLNTTILRGEWGFKGIVMTDWWAVMNDVVHGGPADRKYMNWMVRAQNDLYMVVANYGAETNVWGDNTLESLENGTLTRGELQRSAMNICNFLMEAPVFSRDQVIEEHVQVFKANAALKAEQAQGLAEQNQIKLTADSALMNVVQPGVYRVFVNLMSQGSELAQSACNLSLNGQLVTTVQTNGTDGRWMTQKLVKVELETGLYEVKLDHMKPGLQIDWIEFKKL, from the coding sequence ATGAGTATAGAGAAAATTGGAATTCCATTGGAAGGGTTTCCAGAGTTCAGCAGAAAGGTAGCAGCAGAGGGTGCCGTATTGTTGAAGAATGAAGGCCAGGTGCTTCCCATTCGAAATGATGAAAGCGTTTCGATTTTTGGCAGAACCCAGGTGAATTATTATCGAAGCGGTACGGGATCAGGGGGCAGCGTGCATGTGGCGTATACAACCCATCTGCTCGGCGGCTTGCGGGATAAGAAGAGCATTAAGGTCAATGAGGAACTGGCCGCAGTATACGAGAAATGGATTGAGCAGAATCCATTTGATAATGGCGGAGGCGGATGGGCCGCAGAGCCGTGGCATCAGAAGGAAATGCCCTTGACGGATGAGCTGGTTGCAGAGGCCAGAAGCAAGTCCGATAAAGCTGTTGTAGTCATTGGACGGACAGCAGGTGAAGATCAAGATAATGCCATTGAGCCGGGAAGCTATCTGCTGACCGAAGACGAGAAGGCGATGCTGAAGGCAGTCACCCGGCATTTCGAACAGACCGTGGTTGTGCTGAATGTATCCAATATTGTGGATATGAGCTGGTTGAGTGCTGCCGATTACGTACACCCGATTGCGGGCGTTATCTACGCCTGGCATGGCGGCATGGAGGGGGGAAATGCCATTGCCGATGTGCTTGCCGGAGAGGTGACGCCAAGCGGTAAATTAACCGATACCATTGCCTATTCCATTGAGGATTATCCATCGACCCGCAATTACGGGAACGAATTCAAAAATTTCTACCAAGAAGATATTTATGTGGGCTACCGGTATTTCGAGACGTTCTGCCCGGATAAGGTGCAGTTCGCATTCGGGTTTGGCCTGTCTTATACGGAGTTCAGTGTGGAGCCTGAAGAGGCCAAGCTGACTACCAGAGACGGAGAACTATATATTGAAGTGACTGTTGCGGTAAAAAACACGGGCAGCACCTTTGCAGGCAAGGAAGTTGTTCAGGTCTATGTGGAAGCGCCGCAAGGCAAGCTGGGCCAGCCGGCCAGAGCACTGGCTGCGTTCGGGAAGACCGGCCTGCTGCAGCCGGGACAGTCGGAGCGTCTGACGATCAGTTTCCCTGTAAGAGCTATGGCTTCTTATGATGATGGCGGTGTAACGGGCCACCGGTCCGCCTATGTGCTAGAAGCGGGGACATACAAGGTCTATGCGGGCAGCAGTGTGAAGAATGCCGCGCTTGTCAGTGTAGACGGACAACCCGGCTACGTGGTGGAAGAGCTTCAAGTGGTGGAGCAGCTGGAAGAGGCGCTGGCGCCGACGGAGAGCTTCACCCGGATGAAGCCGGGTGCGCGCAAGGAGGATGGCACCTATGAGCTAACCTTCACAGAGGTGCCGCTGCAGAAGGTTTCGATGGAGGAGCGGATCAACAGCCGGCTGCCGCAGAGCTTAGAGCAAACCGGCGACCGCGGTTATAAGCTCAAGGATGTGGCTGCGGGCAAAGTGAGCCTGGAGGCCTTCATCGCTCAGCTTAGTGATGAAGATCTGGCCGCGATTGTTCGCGGCGAAGGGATGAGCAGCCCTCTTGTTACGTCGGGAACGGCCTCGGCTTTTGGCGGCGTAAGCGACCAGCTGCTTGGCTACGGCATCCCGGTGGGCTGTACGGCGGACGGACCATCCGGAATTCGGATGGACAGCGGGGAGAAGGCTACCCAGGTATCTATTGGTACCCTGCTTGCTGCCACCTGGAACGTGGATTTGGTTGAAGAGCTCTATGTGATGGAGGGCCGGGAGCTGGTAAGGAATCAGATCGACACCCTGCTTGGGCCGGGTCTCAATATTCGCCGGAGCCCGCTGAATGGGCGGAACTTCGAATATTTCTCAGAGGACCCGTATGTATCCGGCGTATTTGCCGCAGCCTGCACCCGCGGCATTCGGAAGGGCGGCTCCCATGCGACGCTGAAGCATTTCGCCTGCAATAATCAGGAGAAATACCGGAGCAAGGTGGATGCGATTGTCTCCGAGCGCGCGCTGCGGGAGATTTATCTGAAGGGCTTTGAGATCGCCGTGAAGCAGGGCGATGCTCGTTCCGTCATGACTTCTTATAACCCTGTTAACGGGCATTGGGCGGCTTCCAACTATGATTTGAATACGACCATTCTTCGCGGGGAATGGGGCTTTAAGGGTATTGTTATGACCGATTGGTGGGCCGTGATGAACGATGTGGTACATGGAGGGCCTGCGGACAGGAAATATATGAACTGGATGGTTCGCGCACAGAATGATCTATATATGGTCGTGGCAAACTATGGTGCAGAGACCAATGTGTGGGGAGACAATACACTGGAATCTCTAGAGAACGGCACTTTAACCCGTGGGGAGCTTCAGCGCTCAGCGATGAATATTTGTAACTTCCTCATGGAGGCCCCTGTGTTCTCCCGGGATCAGGTGATCGAGGAACATGTGCAGGTCTTCAAAGCTAATGCAGCTCTGAAGGCGGAGCAGGCTCAAGGCTTGGCTGAACAGAATCAGATCAAGTTAACCGCTGATTCGGCTCTGATGAACGTAGTACAGCCCGGAGTATATCGGGTCTTCGTGAATCTCATGTCGCAAGGCAGTGAGCTGGCCCAGAGCGCATGTAATTTGTCACTGAACGGACAGCTGGTTACGACAGTTCAGACGAATGGGACGGATGGGCGCTGGATGACCCAGAAGCTTGTGAAGGTTGAACTTGAGACGGGGCTTTACGAGGTGAAGCTGGATCACATGAAGCCAGGTCTTCAGATCGACTGGATTGAATTCAAGAAGCTATAA
- a CDS encoding dimethylarginine dimethylaminohydrolase family protein, with protein MHYKFPYLSRKLVSEDSHNRMLMETIWGQNFGVDNPTGQIRQVLMHRPGHEITKLHEQSGQIESGPLLLHQIKGNTHNNSPSELPDPALVKAQHKALTRALEKEGAEIVYLEGQTDPWPEAMFTRDLGMMIPGGVILSRFTLYIRYGETRLAEQTFSRFGVPILGTVQGGGFAEGGSFIMLDKHTAVIGRSERVNPEGIQQIKQILSIQNIELIAVELPASIIHLDEAFLMVDQNKALVNIALLPFWFLDGLHQRHIEMLHVDPRDPALAINGLAVAPGRVLFSSSGKYTMDLLSHHGIEVIPVDISEIEKLGGGIHCCTLPLLRDSLL; from the coding sequence ATGCACTATAAATTCCCTTACTTGTCCAGAAAACTTGTAAGCGAGGATTCTCATAACCGTATGCTCATGGAGACTATCTGGGGGCAGAACTTCGGAGTCGACAATCCTACCGGCCAGATCCGACAGGTGCTCATGCATCGCCCAGGTCATGAGATCACCAAGCTGCATGAGCAGAGCGGACAGATTGAATCAGGGCCGCTGCTGCTTCACCAGATTAAAGGAAATACCCACAATAATTCCCCATCAGAGCTGCCCGACCCCGCGCTGGTCAAGGCACAGCACAAGGCCTTGACCCGTGCGCTTGAGAAGGAAGGAGCCGAGATCGTCTACCTGGAAGGACAAACGGATCCCTGGCCGGAAGCGATGTTCACCCGGGACCTCGGAATGATGATTCCAGGCGGGGTCATCCTGTCCCGCTTCACTCTGTACATCCGCTATGGGGAGACGAGGCTCGCCGAGCAGACGTTTAGCCGCTTTGGCGTACCGATTCTGGGCACCGTTCAGGGAGGTGGCTTCGCAGAAGGCGGCAGCTTTATCATGCTGGACAAGCATACGGCCGTGATCGGCCGGTCGGAGCGGGTAAACCCGGAGGGCATTCAGCAGATCAAGCAGATCCTCTCCATCCAGAACATTGAACTCATCGCAGTGGAGCTCCCGGCATCGATCATTCATTTGGATGAAGCCTTCCTGATGGTTGATCAGAATAAGGCTCTGGTGAACATTGCCCTGCTGCCTTTCTGGTTCCTGGACGGGCTTCATCAGAGGCATATCGAAATGCTTCACGTCGATCCTAGAGACCCGGCCCTTGCCATAAACGGACTCGCTGTAGCTCCTGGGCGAGTGCTGTTCTCCAGCAGCGGGAAATACACAATGGACCTGCTGTCACACCATGGGATTGAGGTGATTCCTGTAGATATATCCGAAATCGAGAAGCTGGGCGGGGGCATTCACTGCTGCACCCTGCCACTCCTTCGAGATTCGCTGCTCTAG
- a CDS encoding ABC transporter ATP-binding protein: protein MDKNYLVRHVWEHKTKLIVCFILLVMITLLSIVPGILTKNIFDKGIMVENFRYIFISVVMLCATYILNGALTYISNNLNIKVTQNVLSEIYKELLVKILKMPMDFFKDKESGYILSRLNEVNQLSSILSLTVLQSVIGVFQFLGVYTILIITDYKITLLFTVIIPLFIIVPKYCNSKLTGYSKNVFEKNSVLQGKVVQAIKGVEEIKTLSLEEDKSKELSEIVTGLKTFQIKQANVFSISSVFSSGLNNIVSVLILLVCGYFVVFHHLSLGTYMMFSMYIPILCGSIQSITTVFVHLKPTMISFKRIETFFYEVEEEEMNCKLPIDEIRTITIENLNFKYANHPNLIIEDLNLTIEANDKILITGKNGSGKTTLLRLLLGLYRVDDGRILVNGMNINDITRDSLRNRISTVSQKIHLFNDSIKNNIICHYDVDPQQYSKILDAVNLADFIQTLELKDDTLVGENGVNLSGGQIQKIAIARALIRNADVFLFDEFLSNVDDESKSIIEVLLQDMLKDKICIFIEHQPLFDSICNKLVNMEKANYSLVQ, encoded by the coding sequence GTGGATAAAAATTATTTGGTTCGGCATGTATGGGAACACAAGACTAAATTAATTGTTTGTTTTATATTGCTGGTTATGATTACACTACTTAGCATTGTACCTGGAATATTAACTAAGAACATATTTGATAAAGGGATAATGGTTGAGAATTTTAGATATATCTTCATCAGTGTTGTTATGCTGTGTGCAACTTATATCTTAAACGGGGCTTTAACCTATATTTCTAATAATCTGAATATAAAGGTTACGCAGAATGTTTTATCTGAAATATACAAGGAATTGTTAGTAAAGATTTTGAAAATGCCAATGGATTTTTTTAAAGATAAGGAAAGCGGGTATATACTAAGCCGTTTAAATGAAGTGAACCAATTGAGCTCGATATTGTCGCTTACAGTTCTACAATCCGTTATTGGTGTATTCCAGTTTCTTGGTGTATATACGATTTTAATTATTACAGATTACAAGATTACATTACTTTTCACGGTCATAATCCCGCTATTTATAATAGTGCCCAAATATTGTAACAGCAAACTGACTGGTTATTCCAAGAACGTGTTCGAAAAAAACTCCGTCTTGCAAGGGAAAGTTGTACAAGCGATTAAAGGAGTCGAAGAAATTAAGACCTTATCTTTAGAAGAGGATAAGTCGAAGGAATTGAGTGAGATTGTAACTGGGCTAAAGACATTTCAAATTAAGCAAGCGAATGTTTTTTCAATAAGTTCTGTTTTTTCGTCGGGATTAAATAATATCGTAAGCGTCTTAATTTTATTGGTTTGCGGTTATTTCGTCGTGTTTCATCATCTTTCACTAGGTACCTACATGATGTTTTCTATGTACATTCCAATTTTATGCGGCAGCATTCAATCGATTACAACAGTCTTCGTTCATTTGAAACCTACTATGATCAGTTTTAAGAGAATTGAAACATTTTTTTACGAGGTTGAGGAGGAGGAAATGAATTGTAAACTCCCCATCGATGAAATCAGAACGATAACGATCGAAAACTTAAATTTTAAATATGCTAACCATCCCAATCTCATTATAGAGGATCTGAATTTGACGATTGAGGCGAACGATAAGATTTTAATAACGGGTAAAAACGGCTCTGGAAAAACAACTTTGTTAAGACTCTTGCTAGGTTTATATCGCGTTGATGATGGAAGGATCTTGGTAAATGGTATGAATATCAATGATATAACAAGAGATTCGCTAAGGAATAGAATCAGTACGGTATCTCAAAAAATCCATTTATTTAATGACAGTATTAAAAACAATATAATTTGTCATTATGATGTTGATCCACAGCAATATTCAAAAATCTTAGATGCCGTTAATTTAGCAGACTTTATTCAAACGTTAGAATTAAAGGACGATACGCTTGTCGGTGAGAATGGGGTTAACCTATCAGGTGGTCAAATTCAGAAAATTGCCATTGCAAGAGCCTTAATTCGCAATGCGGATGTGTTCCTTTTTGACGAATTTTTAAGCAATGTCGATGATGAGAGCAAATCAATAATAGAAGTGCTACTTCAAGATATGCTGAAAGATAAAATCTGTATCTTTATAGAGCATCAACCGCTATTCGATAGCATATGCAATAAATTGGTTAATATGGAGAAGGCTAATTACAGCTTAGTCCAGTAA
- a CDS encoding stalk domain-containing protein, which translates to MLKKVVLISALLLGSLGPGFTATAAEDSVTNEIKDSIVLAIDSSKAYINGKPARIDNKDQSIVPIADKGNTLIPLRFVADQLGGSLTYNAKSKEITIKAGGNTARTKVGDSVLYINEKKTAMNTASKTVNGTTYLPLRAVVEDVFHKKLYAKNGIIVISNEPKTLTDSTLTKLAKELKPYLIYTGGEQLLNIYSDGTYTYQELARDDTEIINDGSNRVVDIVNGYYYLEYNNYQPNNYMIHKVSLDGSYVKTLKPNIQEYDSLQAVGGGYLYFLNPNHNITRVNENNLSDRKVIGKGYFLRDQAYIRNDQIWFTDQGDDADQAIYTIYNGKKTRITGKDCYLYYVHDNWIYYGHYENKGWVLYRITLGGGKKTKLSGNEDILESVISNNKIYYLDHRSKTVKEMNLDGSNKRVVCKLGKLGGSIFAGSKGNIYFTEEDQYLVGSSQALYKVNTATGAKKQLVNIDLDFSSYWRRILNVQELGDNVYYTVYSKVYRVKNDGTGLKPIDHYLDGYRDPVGLRIN; encoded by the coding sequence ATGTTAAAAAAGGTAGTTCTCATCTCAGCTTTGCTGCTTGGCAGTCTGGGTCCAGGATTTACAGCAACAGCGGCTGAGGATAGTGTGACCAATGAGATTAAGGATTCTATTGTCTTAGCGATCGACAGCTCCAAAGCTTATATCAACGGCAAGCCAGCTCGAATTGATAACAAAGACCAGAGCATTGTCCCTATTGCAGATAAGGGAAACACACTAATTCCACTGCGGTTTGTAGCGGATCAACTCGGCGGCAGCCTGACCTACAATGCTAAGAGCAAAGAAATCACCATTAAAGCAGGCGGCAATACAGCCAGAACCAAGGTGGGTGATTCCGTACTATACATAAATGAGAAGAAGACAGCCATGAATACAGCAAGTAAAACAGTAAACGGAACCACGTATCTGCCTTTGAGAGCTGTAGTGGAGGATGTGTTCCATAAGAAGCTGTATGCAAAGAACGGCATTATCGTCATCAGCAACGAGCCTAAGACCCTCACGGACAGCACGCTTACCAAGCTTGCGAAGGAGCTGAAGCCGTATCTTATCTATACAGGCGGTGAACAGCTGCTGAATATATATTCCGATGGAACTTATACTTATCAGGAGTTGGCGAGGGATGATACGGAGATCATTAATGACGGCTCTAATAGAGTGGTGGATATAGTCAACGGGTACTATTATCTTGAATATAATAATTACCAGCCAAACAATTATATGATTCATAAGGTAAGTCTGGATGGGAGCTATGTGAAAACCCTGAAGCCGAATATTCAGGAATATGATTCTCTACAGGCCGTTGGAGGCGGTTATCTGTACTTTCTGAATCCTAACCATAACATTACTAGAGTTAATGAGAACAACCTCTCGGACCGCAAGGTAATTGGTAAGGGGTATTTCTTAAGAGATCAGGCTTATATTAGGAATGACCAAATTTGGTTTACGGACCAAGGGGATGATGCTGACCAGGCTATCTATACGATTTATAACGGGAAGAAGACCCGGATTACGGGGAAAGACTGTTATCTCTATTATGTTCATGATAATTGGATCTATTATGGGCATTATGAGAATAAAGGATGGGTTTTGTACCGGATCACATTAGGCGGAGGGAAGAAGACAAAGCTAAGCGGAAATGAGGATATCCTTGAATCTGTGATTTCCAATAACAAGATCTATTACCTGGACCACCGTTCCAAGACGGTTAAGGAAATGAACTTGGACGGTTCGAACAAGAGAGTGGTCTGCAAGCTAGGAAAGCTGGGTGGAAGCATATTTGCAGGCAGTAAGGGAAATATTTATTTTACAGAAGAGGATCAGTACCTGGTTGGTTCTTCTCAAGCATTATACAAAGTGAACACGGCGACCGGGGCCAAGAAGCAATTAGTTAATATTGATCTCGATTTCTCTTCTTATTGGAGACGCATTCTGAATGTGCAGGAGCTTGGAGATAATGTCTATTATACGGTGTACAGCAAGGTCTATCGGGTGAAAAATGACGGGACCGGGCTAAAGCCGATTGATCATTATTTGGATGGGTATCGTGATCCGGTAGGTCTAAGAATCAATTGA
- a CDS encoding spore coat protein, with protein MNTLGAHEVLELHEVLNETIQGLNTLQLYRPFAREGQLQTMINNHFNACTMEYNNMVQLAHSLGASQAMPQRMQKNMVNVRPFATNSFQPMYGLHQPQTQAPVQNTDQIDDADVALCLVGCHKQSANMKMKATLEMAHPVLRQTMQAAANKAADMAYEAFQYANQKGYYQVPTLKDTTMNTYIHAYGTTPAGTPVRSDNYYM; from the coding sequence ATGAACACACTTGGTGCACACGAGGTTCTGGAATTGCATGAAGTTTTGAACGAGACGATCCAAGGATTGAACACCCTGCAGCTGTATCGCCCCTTTGCTAGAGAAGGACAGCTGCAAACCATGATCAACAACCATTTCAATGCATGTACCATGGAGTACAATAACATGGTGCAGCTGGCACATTCGTTAGGGGCCTCCCAAGCCATGCCGCAGCGTATGCAAAAAAACATGGTCAATGTTAGACCGTTTGCCACCAACTCGTTCCAGCCTATGTACGGTCTGCACCAGCCGCAGACTCAAGCCCCTGTGCAGAACACTGATCAGATTGACGATGCGGACGTGGCCCTCTGTCTTGTAGGCTGCCATAAGCAATCCGCTAACATGAAAATGAAAGCCACGCTTGAGATGGCCCATCCGGTGCTTCGCCAAACCATGCAGGCGGCTGCCAACAAAGCTGCAGATATGGCTTATGAGGCTTTTCAATACGCTAATCAAAAAGGGTACTATCAAGTTCCAACCCTCAAAGATACAACTATGAATACCTATATTCATGCCTATGGCACAACCCCGGCGGGAACTCCTGTAAGAAGCGACAACTATTATATGTAA
- a CDS encoding lysozyme inhibitor LprI family protein, giving the protein MKKLGFLLMIACIVLTGCKSSKDSESTWPEPGRVQEGANQDQAGGSQNGSLHVTEEQPAEPADATNKPVTGNEHDSTQHSAASAGEGEAGAGADTGTSTSTSKSTSKSTSKSKGDSKAQSNSSQVKTKQAYLQKLEDVENSLSDLEELDAGDMVEMNEAAAERYKRWDKALNEIYGALKKQLSKEEMAKLKQEQLKWIKHRDDQAEEAASDNEGGTLESFARVSTQAELTRERCYELVKTYMK; this is encoded by the coding sequence ATGAAGAAGCTGGGATTTTTATTGATGATAGCTTGCATTGTCCTGACCGGATGCAAGAGCTCCAAGGATAGCGAGAGCACCTGGCCGGAACCGGGTAGAGTGCAGGAGGGTGCGAACCAAGACCAGGCGGGCGGCAGCCAGAATGGCAGCCTTCATGTAACAGAAGAACAACCGGCTGAACCGGCAGATGCAACGAACAAGCCGGTTACAGGCAATGAGCATGATAGCACACAGCATTCCGCAGCATCGGCTGGGGAAGGGGAAGCTGGAGCTGGAGCCGATACAGGCACAAGTACAAGCACTAGCAAAAGCACTAGCAAAAGCACTAGCAAAAGCAAAGGCGACTCTAAAGCACAGTCAAACTCCTCGCAAGTAAAGACTAAGCAGGCTTATCTTCAGAAGCTGGAAGACGTGGAGAACAGCCTTTCCGACCTGGAAGAGTTGGACGCTGGAGATATGGTAGAAATGAACGAAGCTGCTGCAGAGAGGTACAAGCGCTGGGATAAGGCGCTTAATGAGATATATGGAGCGCTGAAGAAGCAGCTGTCCAAGGAAGAGATGGCGAAGCTGAAGCAGGAGCAGCTTAAGTGGATCAAACATCGGGATGACCAGGCTGAGGAGGCCGCATCGGATAATGAGGGGGGGACTCTGGAATCGTTCGCGCGGGTCTCAACACAAGCAGAGCTGACTAGAGAGCGATGTTATGAATTGGTTAAGACTTATATGAAGTAA
- a CDS encoding phosphotransferase family protein, translating into MGSHLITDPTDQAQLSLDYLQRCLIRAGKLPNSNQIASFTIQPLEAKNSTVYKISLQYQNAGTGLPNSLILKLCQGPFGSSEVHYYTRDYAGLADAPIPYCYDAVYEHSGYHLLLEDLSSTHQNGWEVQPTLEYGQACARAAAKLHSYYWGTRHKQDPGYASMSSDQIHRYLSYMQQGLAPILQALPESEYEEYRSMIQQVFHDLPKAMLRRQETFPDQGTLVHGDLNPGNILSSKATDKEIYLIDRQPFDWSLTSWLGPSDLSYMMVLWWEPALRRQYETAVLKAYYEQLVQLGVTDYSWELLLLDYKLSAMQCFFVAAQWCIQEQERIEMRWLWFRELERTAEAYRDLNGPALLKN; encoded by the coding sequence ATGGGATCTCATCTTATTACAGATCCAACAGACCAGGCACAGCTTAGCCTGGATTACCTTCAGCGCTGCCTGATCAGAGCAGGGAAGCTGCCTAATAGCAATCAAATTGCGAGCTTCACCATTCAGCCCTTGGAGGCTAAGAACTCCACTGTGTATAAGATCTCACTGCAATATCAGAATGCAGGCACCGGGCTTCCGAACAGTCTGATTCTTAAGCTATGCCAAGGCCCCTTCGGGAGCTCTGAAGTTCACTACTATACCAGGGACTATGCTGGTTTGGCGGATGCACCCATCCCCTATTGCTATGACGCTGTTTATGAACACTCCGGTTATCATTTGCTTCTGGAAGATCTATCTTCCACGCATCAGAATGGCTGGGAAGTCCAGCCTACATTAGAATACGGGCAGGCTTGTGCCCGCGCTGCCGCCAAGCTGCACAGCTATTACTGGGGGACTCGCCACAAGCAGGATCCAGGCTATGCCTCCATGAGCTCCGATCAGATTCACCGGTATCTGTCCTATATGCAGCAAGGACTGGCCCCTATCCTACAGGCTCTGCCGGAAAGTGAATATGAGGAATACCGCAGCATGATTCAGCAGGTATTTCACGATCTGCCGAAGGCCATGCTGCGAAGACAGGAGACATTCCCAGACCAGGGAACCCTGGTTCATGGCGACTTGAATCCTGGCAACATCCTGTCCTCCAAGGCAACAGACAAGGAGATCTATCTGATTGATCGGCAGCCTTTCGATTGGTCTCTAACGAGCTGGCTGGGCCCAAGCGATCTATCCTATATGATGGTCCTCTGGTGGGAGCCTGCCCTTAGACGGCAATATGAAACTGCCGTTTTGAAAGCCTACTACGAACAGCTAGTTCAGCTTGGAGTCACAGACTATTCCTGGGAGTTACTGCTCCTTGACTACAAGCTATCTGCCATGCAGTGCTTCTTCGTGGCAGCCCAGTGGTGCATCCAAGAACAAGAACGGATAGAGATGCGATGGCTATGGTTCCGAGAGTTGGAGCGGACAGCCGAGGCCTACCGAGATTTGAATGGTCCTGCTCTGCTCAAGAATTAG